One window of Vespula pensylvanica isolate Volc-1 chromosome 17, ASM1446617v1, whole genome shotgun sequence genomic DNA carries:
- the LOC122635060 gene encoding phospholipase D2 isoform X3, whose translation MAHSREKMKDRGVLPRFPNRPDVLVPYEQLNDRMKALENYLNNLIKMDIYKHHPETINFMGLSYLSFIADLGMKGKEGIVLKRTGSGARSRCNFCGLLEGMFCVRCNHLCALICGKWHSRHLIVKDTFIAYMDPKDGKLKSVILMDNAFDISSGMYTTGLRNGLQITNQSRHIVFKCWTHRQVKEWIEFIQEVINKEGKDFIQKNLYNSFAPQRSPIPATWFVDGCNYMSAVADALENAKEEIFIADWWLSPEIYMKRPPINGDYWRLDIILQRQAMKGVKVFIMIYKEVEVALGINSFYSKQRLVEKCPENIKVLRHPDHARVGVFFWAHHEKIVVVDQSIAFLGGIDLCYGRWDNNEHRLIDLGSVQHSSIYIPSKGKTVNTSSKRVTRCNIRNHVLLPLAIATNTIAMATTKTIPILPMVNKTLKEEYLPQLNTGELLIMPTPQEFDTMKCNTPEPQRKNLFDMAITTVGKVKDNIKIKRKELINMVYSSHEESDNEHDEVDNATMLTPLGDTEGILYEKTDIFDIPDTTKLWLGKDYTNFIVKDFNDLEKPYQDLVDRSTTPRMPWHDVGVLIQGAAARDVARHFIQRWNAIKIEKAKLNATYPFLLPKSYKDYRNNASFIPQNNVQNVKCQVLRSVSSWSAGFLDSDVREASIQEAYIEAISKAERYIYIENQFFITLATMDTNYVKNRIGETLLKRILRAHREGAIFRVFVVMPLLPGFEGEVGGPSGTALRAITHWNYASISRGRNAIINRLIEAGISDPSEYITFHGLRAHSMLNGTLVTELIYVHSKLMIVDDNTVICGSANINDRSMIATRDSEIAVIIQDLEFDEGRMNDIAFPCGKFAGSFRKQLFREHLGLLKSNEDINLTDIIKKSFYKDIWCTRSKNNTEIYEEVFHCIPTNKVINFATLKQYQDEASLSSTDPILAQEMVENIKGHLVDMPLHFLCNEDLKPAASTVEGIMPTALWT comes from the exons ATGGCACattcaagagaaaaaatgaaagacagaGGTGTTTTGCCAAG GTTTCCAAACAGACCAGATGTTTTAGTACCTTACGAACAATTAAATGATAGAATGAAAGCTCTAGAAAATTATCTgaataatttgattaaaatggATATTTATAAACATCATCCTGAAACg ATCAACTTTATGGGATTAtcatatctttcatttatcgCTGATTTAGGAATGAAAGGTAAAGAAGGAATAGTCCTGAAACGTACTGGTTCAGGAGCTAGAAGTAGATGTAATTTCTGTGGTTTACTCGAAGGCATGTTTTGTGTTAGATGCAATCATTTGTGTGCTTTGATCTGTGGTAAATGGCATTCTCGACATCTGATTGTTAAAGATACCTTTATAGCATATATGGATCCTAAAGATGGCAAACTAAAATCTGTTATTTTAATGGATAATGCTTTTGATATTAGTTCTGGAATGTATACAACAGGATTACGAAATGGATTACAAATAACAAATCAAAGCAGACATATCGTCTTCAAATGTTGGACACATAGACAAGTTAAAGAATGGATAGAATTTATACAGGAggttataaataaagaag gcaaggattttatacaaaagaatCTATATAATTCCTTTGCTCCACAACGCTCTCCTATACCGGCAACTTGGTTTGTGGATGGATGCAACTATATGTCAGCTGTGGCTGATGCATTAGAAAATgctaaagaagaaatttttattgcgGATTGGTGGCTCTCTCcagaaatttatatgaaacgtCCACCGATAAATGGAGATTATTGGAGGctagatataattttacaaagacAAGCA atgAAAGGTGTTAAAGTATTCATAATGATATACAAAGAAGTGGAAGTCGCATTGGGtataaatagtttttataGCAAACAACGACTCGTAGAAAAATGTCCTGAGAATATTAAAGTTTTGAGACATCCGGATCACGCAAGAGTAGGAGTATTTTTTTGGGCACATCACGAAAAAATCGTAGTCGTTGATCAAAGTATCGCATTTCTCGGTGGCATTGATCTATGTTACGGTAGATGGGACAATAATGAACATAGATTAATCGATTTAG GATCAGTTCAACATTCCAGTATATACATTCCATCAAAAGGAAAAACTGTAAATACAAGTAGTAAACGAGTAACACGATGTAACATTAGAAATCACGTATTACTTCCATTAGCTATCGCAACTAATACAATAGCTATGGCAACTACAAAAACTATACCAATATT ACCTATGGTGAATAAGacattaaaagaagaatatttaccGCAATTGAACACAGGTGAACTACTTATAATGCCAACTCCACAAGAATTCGATACTATGAAATGCAATACTCCAGAAccacaaagaaaaaacttatTCGACATGGCGATAACAACGGTTGGAAAAGTGAAGGacaatataaagataaaacgaaaggaacTTATAAACATGGTGTATAGTTCACACGAAGAAAGTGATAATGAACACGATGAAGTTGATAATGCGACCATGCTAACACCTCTTGGAGATACCGAaggaattttatatgaaaaaacaGATATATTTGACATTCCTGATACAACTAAATTATGGCTTGGAAAggattatacaaattttattgtaaaggATTTCAATGATTTGGAGAAACCGTATCAAGATTTAGTCGATAGAAGTACAACTCCTAGAATGCCGTGGCACGATGTAGGAGTTTTGATACAAGGAGCAGCAGCTAGAGACGTTGCTAGACATTTTATTCAACGTTGGAATGCtattaaaatagagaaagcaaAATTAAATGCTACCTATCCATTCCTACTGCCAAAATCTTATAAAGACTATAGAAATAATGCTTCGTTCATTCCACAAAATAATGTACAAAATGTTAAATGTCAAGTATTACGATCAGTTAGTTCTTGGTCTGCTGGCTTCCTTGATTCAGATGTAAGAGAAGCTAGTATACAAGAAGCGTATATAGAGGCAATAAGTAAGgctgaaagatatatatatatagaaaatcaattttttataacgcTCGCAACGATGGATACAAATTACGTTAAGAATCGTATAGGagaaactttattaaaaagaattttacgaGCGCACAGAGAAGGTGCTATTTTTAGAGTATTCGTCGTCATGCCTTTGTTACCTGGTTTCGAAGGTGAAGTTGGTGGTCCGTCTGGAACAGCTCTACGTGCTATAACACATTGGAATTATGCGTCTATATCAAGAGGTAGAAATGCTATTATAAATCGACTCATTGAAGCAGGCATATCGGATCCTAGCGAATATATCACGTTCCATGGATTAAGAGCTCACTCTATGCTCAATGGTACTCTGGTGACTGAACTCATCTATGTTCACAGTAAGCTAATGATTGTAGATGATAACACAGTAATTTGTGGTTCTGctaatataaatgatagaaGTATGATAGCTACTAGAGATAGTGAGATAGCTGTGATTATTCAa GATTTAGAATTCGACGAAGGTAGAATGAATGATATAGCTTTCCCATGTGGAAAATTCGCTGGATCTTTCAGAAAGCAGCTATTCCGTGAACACTTAGGATTATTAAAAAGCAACGAAGATATTAACCTAactgatataattaaaaaaagtttttataagGATATATGGTGTACAAGAAGCAAAAATAATACCGAGATATACGAAGAAGTTTTCCATTGCATTCCAACTAACAAAGTTATTAACTTTGCTACTTTAAAACAGTATCAAGATGAAGCCTCTCTCAGTTCTACAGATCCAATTTTAGCTCAAGAAATGGTAGAAAATATTAAg
- the LOC122635060 gene encoding phospholipase D2 isoform X5 — MKALENYLNNLIKMDIYKHHPETINFMGLSYLSFIADLGMKGKEGIVLKRTGSGARSRCNFCGLLEGMFCVRCNHLCALICGKWHSRHLIVKDTFIAYMDPKDGKLKSVILMDNAFDISSGMYTTGLRNGLQITNQSRHIVFKCWTHRQVKEWIEFIQEVINKEGKDFIQKNLYNSFAPQRSPIPATWFVDGCNYMSAVADALENAKEEIFIADWWLSPEIYMKRPPINGDYWRLDIILQRQAMKGVKVFIMIYKEVEVALGINSFYSKQRLVEKCPENIKVLRHPDHARVGVFFWAHHEKIVVVDQSIAFLGGIDLCYGRWDNNEHRLIDLGSVQHSSIYIPSKGKTVNTSSKRVTRCNIRNHVLLPLAIATNTIAMATTKTIPILPMVNKTLKEEYLPQLNTGELLIMPTPQEFDTMKCNTPEPQRKNLFDMAITTVGKVKDNIKIKRKELINMVYSSHEESDNEHDEVDNATMLTPLGDTEGILYEKTDIFDIPDTTKLWLGKDYTNFIVKDFNDLEKPYQDLVDRSTTPRMPWHDVGVLIQGAAARDVARHFIQRWNAIKIEKAKLNATYPFLLPKSYKDYRNNASFIPQNNVQNVKCQVLRSVSSWSAGFLDSDVREASIQEAYIEAISKAERYIYIENQFFITLATMDTNYVKNRIGETLLKRILRAHREGAIFRVFVVMPLLPGFEGEVGGPSGTALRAITHWNYASISRGRNAIINRLIEAGISDPSEYITFHGLRAHSMLNGTLVTELIYVHSKLMIVDDNTVICGSANINDRSMIATRDSEIAVIIQDLEFDEGRMNDIAFPCGKFAGSFRKQLFREHLGLLKSNEDINLTDIIKKSFYKDIWCTRSKNNTEIYEEVFHCIPTNKVINFATLKQYQDEASLSSTDPILAQEMVENIKGHLVDMPLHFLCNEDLKPAASTVEGIMPTALWT; from the exons ATGAAAGCTCTAGAAAATTATCTgaataatttgattaaaatggATATTTATAAACATCATCCTGAAACg ATCAACTTTATGGGATTAtcatatctttcatttatcgCTGATTTAGGAATGAAAGGTAAAGAAGGAATAGTCCTGAAACGTACTGGTTCAGGAGCTAGAAGTAGATGTAATTTCTGTGGTTTACTCGAAGGCATGTTTTGTGTTAGATGCAATCATTTGTGTGCTTTGATCTGTGGTAAATGGCATTCTCGACATCTGATTGTTAAAGATACCTTTATAGCATATATGGATCCTAAAGATGGCAAACTAAAATCTGTTATTTTAATGGATAATGCTTTTGATATTAGTTCTGGAATGTATACAACAGGATTACGAAATGGATTACAAATAACAAATCAAAGCAGACATATCGTCTTCAAATGTTGGACACATAGACAAGTTAAAGAATGGATAGAATTTATACAGGAggttataaataaagaag gcaaggattttatacaaaagaatCTATATAATTCCTTTGCTCCACAACGCTCTCCTATACCGGCAACTTGGTTTGTGGATGGATGCAACTATATGTCAGCTGTGGCTGATGCATTAGAAAATgctaaagaagaaatttttattgcgGATTGGTGGCTCTCTCcagaaatttatatgaaacgtCCACCGATAAATGGAGATTATTGGAGGctagatataattttacaaagacAAGCA atgAAAGGTGTTAAAGTATTCATAATGATATACAAAGAAGTGGAAGTCGCATTGGGtataaatagtttttataGCAAACAACGACTCGTAGAAAAATGTCCTGAGAATATTAAAGTTTTGAGACATCCGGATCACGCAAGAGTAGGAGTATTTTTTTGGGCACATCACGAAAAAATCGTAGTCGTTGATCAAAGTATCGCATTTCTCGGTGGCATTGATCTATGTTACGGTAGATGGGACAATAATGAACATAGATTAATCGATTTAG GATCAGTTCAACATTCCAGTATATACATTCCATCAAAAGGAAAAACTGTAAATACAAGTAGTAAACGAGTAACACGATGTAACATTAGAAATCACGTATTACTTCCATTAGCTATCGCAACTAATACAATAGCTATGGCAACTACAAAAACTATACCAATATT ACCTATGGTGAATAAGacattaaaagaagaatatttaccGCAATTGAACACAGGTGAACTACTTATAATGCCAACTCCACAAGAATTCGATACTATGAAATGCAATACTCCAGAAccacaaagaaaaaacttatTCGACATGGCGATAACAACGGTTGGAAAAGTGAAGGacaatataaagataaaacgaaaggaacTTATAAACATGGTGTATAGTTCACACGAAGAAAGTGATAATGAACACGATGAAGTTGATAATGCGACCATGCTAACACCTCTTGGAGATACCGAaggaattttatatgaaaaaacaGATATATTTGACATTCCTGATACAACTAAATTATGGCTTGGAAAggattatacaaattttattgtaaaggATTTCAATGATTTGGAGAAACCGTATCAAGATTTAGTCGATAGAAGTACAACTCCTAGAATGCCGTGGCACGATGTAGGAGTTTTGATACAAGGAGCAGCAGCTAGAGACGTTGCTAGACATTTTATTCAACGTTGGAATGCtattaaaatagagaaagcaaAATTAAATGCTACCTATCCATTCCTACTGCCAAAATCTTATAAAGACTATAGAAATAATGCTTCGTTCATTCCACAAAATAATGTACAAAATGTTAAATGTCAAGTATTACGATCAGTTAGTTCTTGGTCTGCTGGCTTCCTTGATTCAGATGTAAGAGAAGCTAGTATACAAGAAGCGTATATAGAGGCAATAAGTAAGgctgaaagatatatatatatagaaaatcaattttttataacgcTCGCAACGATGGATACAAATTACGTTAAGAATCGTATAGGagaaactttattaaaaagaattttacgaGCGCACAGAGAAGGTGCTATTTTTAGAGTATTCGTCGTCATGCCTTTGTTACCTGGTTTCGAAGGTGAAGTTGGTGGTCCGTCTGGAACAGCTCTACGTGCTATAACACATTGGAATTATGCGTCTATATCAAGAGGTAGAAATGCTATTATAAATCGACTCATTGAAGCAGGCATATCGGATCCTAGCGAATATATCACGTTCCATGGATTAAGAGCTCACTCTATGCTCAATGGTACTCTGGTGACTGAACTCATCTATGTTCACAGTAAGCTAATGATTGTAGATGATAACACAGTAATTTGTGGTTCTGctaatataaatgatagaaGTATGATAGCTACTAGAGATAGTGAGATAGCTGTGATTATTCAa GATTTAGAATTCGACGAAGGTAGAATGAATGATATAGCTTTCCCATGTGGAAAATTCGCTGGATCTTTCAGAAAGCAGCTATTCCGTGAACACTTAGGATTATTAAAAAGCAACGAAGATATTAACCTAactgatataattaaaaaaagtttttataagGATATATGGTGTACAAGAAGCAAAAATAATACCGAGATATACGAAGAAGTTTTCCATTGCATTCCAACTAACAAAGTTATTAACTTTGCTACTTTAAAACAGTATCAAGATGAAGCCTCTCTCAGTTCTACAGATCCAATTTTAGCTCAAGAAATGGTAGAAAATATTAAg
- the LOC122635060 gene encoding phospholipase D2 isoform X6, which produces MKGKEGIVLKRTGSGARSRCNFCGLLEGMFCVRCNHLCALICGKWHSRHLIVKDTFIAYMDPKDGKLKSVILMDNAFDISSGMYTTGLRNGLQITNQSRHIVFKCWTHRQVKEWIEFIQEVINKEGKDFIQKNLYNSFAPQRSPIPATWFVDGCNYMSAVADALENAKEEIFIADWWLSPEIYMKRPPINGDYWRLDIILQRQAMKGVKVFIMIYKEVEVALGINSFYSKQRLVEKCPENIKVLRHPDHARVGVFFWAHHEKIVVVDQSIAFLGGIDLCYGRWDNNEHRLIDLGSVQHSSIYIPSKGKTVNTSSKRVTRCNIRNHVLLPLAIATNTIAMATTKTIPILPMVNKTLKEEYLPQLNTGELLIMPTPQEFDTMKCNTPEPQRKNLFDMAITTVGKVKDNIKIKRKELINMVYSSHEESDNEHDEVDNATMLTPLGDTEGILYEKTDIFDIPDTTKLWLGKDYTNFIVKDFNDLEKPYQDLVDRSTTPRMPWHDVGVLIQGAAARDVARHFIQRWNAIKIEKAKLNATYPFLLPKSYKDYRNNASFIPQNNVQNVKCQVLRSVSSWSAGFLDSDVREASIQEAYIEAISKAERYIYIENQFFITLATMDTNYVKNRIGETLLKRILRAHREGAIFRVFVVMPLLPGFEGEVGGPSGTALRAITHWNYASISRGRNAIINRLIEAGISDPSEYITFHGLRAHSMLNGTLVTELIYVHSKLMIVDDNTVICGSANINDRSMIATRDSEIAVIIQDLEFDEGRMNDIAFPCGKFAGSFRKQLFREHLGLLKSNEDINLTDIIKKSFYKDIWCTRSKNNTEIYEEVFHCIPTNKVINFATLKQYQDEASLSSTDPILAQEMVENIKGHLVDMPLHFLCNEDLKPAASTVEGIMPTALWT; this is translated from the exons ATGAAAGGTAAAGAAGGAATAGTCCTGAAACGTACTGGTTCAGGAGCTAGAAGTAGATGTAATTTCTGTGGTTTACTCGAAGGCATGTTTTGTGTTAGATGCAATCATTTGTGTGCTTTGATCTGTGGTAAATGGCATTCTCGACATCTGATTGTTAAAGATACCTTTATAGCATATATGGATCCTAAAGATGGCAAACTAAAATCTGTTATTTTAATGGATAATGCTTTTGATATTAGTTCTGGAATGTATACAACAGGATTACGAAATGGATTACAAATAACAAATCAAAGCAGACATATCGTCTTCAAATGTTGGACACATAGACAAGTTAAAGAATGGATAGAATTTATACAGGAggttataaataaagaag gcaaggattttatacaaaagaatCTATATAATTCCTTTGCTCCACAACGCTCTCCTATACCGGCAACTTGGTTTGTGGATGGATGCAACTATATGTCAGCTGTGGCTGATGCATTAGAAAATgctaaagaagaaatttttattgcgGATTGGTGGCTCTCTCcagaaatttatatgaaacgtCCACCGATAAATGGAGATTATTGGAGGctagatataattttacaaagacAAGCA atgAAAGGTGTTAAAGTATTCATAATGATATACAAAGAAGTGGAAGTCGCATTGGGtataaatagtttttataGCAAACAACGACTCGTAGAAAAATGTCCTGAGAATATTAAAGTTTTGAGACATCCGGATCACGCAAGAGTAGGAGTATTTTTTTGGGCACATCACGAAAAAATCGTAGTCGTTGATCAAAGTATCGCATTTCTCGGTGGCATTGATCTATGTTACGGTAGATGGGACAATAATGAACATAGATTAATCGATTTAG GATCAGTTCAACATTCCAGTATATACATTCCATCAAAAGGAAAAACTGTAAATACAAGTAGTAAACGAGTAACACGATGTAACATTAGAAATCACGTATTACTTCCATTAGCTATCGCAACTAATACAATAGCTATGGCAACTACAAAAACTATACCAATATT ACCTATGGTGAATAAGacattaaaagaagaatatttaccGCAATTGAACACAGGTGAACTACTTATAATGCCAACTCCACAAGAATTCGATACTATGAAATGCAATACTCCAGAAccacaaagaaaaaacttatTCGACATGGCGATAACAACGGTTGGAAAAGTGAAGGacaatataaagataaaacgaaaggaacTTATAAACATGGTGTATAGTTCACACGAAGAAAGTGATAATGAACACGATGAAGTTGATAATGCGACCATGCTAACACCTCTTGGAGATACCGAaggaattttatatgaaaaaacaGATATATTTGACATTCCTGATACAACTAAATTATGGCTTGGAAAggattatacaaattttattgtaaaggATTTCAATGATTTGGAGAAACCGTATCAAGATTTAGTCGATAGAAGTACAACTCCTAGAATGCCGTGGCACGATGTAGGAGTTTTGATACAAGGAGCAGCAGCTAGAGACGTTGCTAGACATTTTATTCAACGTTGGAATGCtattaaaatagagaaagcaaAATTAAATGCTACCTATCCATTCCTACTGCCAAAATCTTATAAAGACTATAGAAATAATGCTTCGTTCATTCCACAAAATAATGTACAAAATGTTAAATGTCAAGTATTACGATCAGTTAGTTCTTGGTCTGCTGGCTTCCTTGATTCAGATGTAAGAGAAGCTAGTATACAAGAAGCGTATATAGAGGCAATAAGTAAGgctgaaagatatatatatatagaaaatcaattttttataacgcTCGCAACGATGGATACAAATTACGTTAAGAATCGTATAGGagaaactttattaaaaagaattttacgaGCGCACAGAGAAGGTGCTATTTTTAGAGTATTCGTCGTCATGCCTTTGTTACCTGGTTTCGAAGGTGAAGTTGGTGGTCCGTCTGGAACAGCTCTACGTGCTATAACACATTGGAATTATGCGTCTATATCAAGAGGTAGAAATGCTATTATAAATCGACTCATTGAAGCAGGCATATCGGATCCTAGCGAATATATCACGTTCCATGGATTAAGAGCTCACTCTATGCTCAATGGTACTCTGGTGACTGAACTCATCTATGTTCACAGTAAGCTAATGATTGTAGATGATAACACAGTAATTTGTGGTTCTGctaatataaatgatagaaGTATGATAGCTACTAGAGATAGTGAGATAGCTGTGATTATTCAa GATTTAGAATTCGACGAAGGTAGAATGAATGATATAGCTTTCCCATGTGGAAAATTCGCTGGATCTTTCAGAAAGCAGCTATTCCGTGAACACTTAGGATTATTAAAAAGCAACGAAGATATTAACCTAactgatataattaaaaaaagtttttataagGATATATGGTGTACAAGAAGCAAAAATAATACCGAGATATACGAAGAAGTTTTCCATTGCATTCCAACTAACAAAGTTATTAACTTTGCTACTTTAAAACAGTATCAAGATGAAGCCTCTCTCAGTTCTACAGATCCAATTTTAGCTCAAGAAATGGTAGAAAATATTAAg